Proteins encoded together in one Urocitellus parryii isolate mUroPar1 chromosome 3, mUroPar1.hap1, whole genome shotgun sequence window:
- the Tpst2 gene encoding protein-tyrosine sulfotransferase 2, translating into MRLSVRRALVAAGCALALVLAVQLGQQALECRAVLAGRRSPPRAMRREQEELVMVGADRVEYRYGRAMPLIFVGGVPRSGTTLMRAMLDAHPEVRCGEETRIIPRVLAMRQSWSKSGREKLRLDEAGVTDEVLDAAMQAFILEVIAKHGEPARVLCNKDPFTLKSSVYLSRLFPNSKFLLMVRDGRASVHSMITRKVTIAGFDLSSYRDCLTKWNKAIEVMYSQCMEVGRDKCLPVYYEQLVLHPRRSLKLILDFLGIAWSDAVLHHEDLIGKPGGVSLSKIERSTDQVIKPVNLEALSKWTGHIPRDVVRDMARIAPMLARLGYDPYANPPNYGDPDPIVINNTQRVLKGDYKTPANLKGYFQVNPNSTSSHLGSS; encoded by the exons ATGCGCCTGTCAGTGCGCCGGGCGCTGGTGGCGGCGGGCTGCGCGCTGGCCCTGGTGCTGGCCGTGCAGCTGGGCCAGCAGGCGCTGGAGTGCCGCGCGGTGCTGGCCGGTCGGCGCAGCCCGCCGCGGGCCATGAGGCGGGAGCAGGAGGAGCTGGTGATGGTGGGCGCCGACCGCGTGGAGTACCGCTACGGCCGGGCCATGCCGCTCATCTTCGTGGGCGGGGTGCCCCGCAGCGGCACCACACTGATGCGCGCCATGCTGGACGCACACCCCGAGGTGCGCTGCGGCGAGGAGACGCGCATCATCCCACGCGTGCTGGCCATGCGCCAGTCCTGGTCCAAGTCGGGCCGCGAGAAGCTGCGGCTGGACGAGGCGGGCGTGACGGACGAGGTGCTGGACGCCGCCATGCAGGCCTTCATCCTGGAGGTGATCGCCAAGCACGGCGAGCCGGCGCGCGTGCTGTGCAACAAGGACCCCTTCACGCTCAAGTCCTCCGTCTACCTGTCGCGCCTCTTCCCCAACTCCAAGTTCCTCCTGATGGTGCGGGACGGCCGCGCGTCCGTGCACTCCATGATCACGCGCAAGGTCACCATCGCGGGCTTCGACCTCAGCAGCTACCGGGACTGCCTGACCAAGTGGAACAAGGCCATCGAGGTGATGTACTCCCAGTGCATGGAGGTGGGCAGGGACAAGTGCCTGCCCGTGTACTACGAGCAGCTGGTGCTGCACCCGCGCCGCTCCCTCAAGCTCATCCTGGACTTCCTGGGCATCGCCTGGAGCGACGCTGTGCTACACCACGAAGACCTCATCGGCAAGCCGGGCGGCGTCTCCCTGTCCAA GATCGAGCGGTCCACGGACCAGGTCATCAAGCCTGTGAACCTGGAAGCGCTCTCCAAGTGGACCGGCCACATCCCCCGGGACGTGGTGAGGGACATGGCCCGGATCGCCCCTATGCTGGCCCGGCTGGGCTACGACCCGTATGCAAACCCACCCAACTACGGCGACCCCGACCCTATCGTCATCAACAACACGCAGCGG